A region from the Desulfoglaeba alkanexedens ALDC genome encodes:
- a CDS encoding ATP-dependent 6-phosphofructokinase, with product MNCHDLDFNISRLGRCRIPSPLSGVRFVRNDERVLYPSDASAIEACVAEGKPLPAFEAAGPREQIYFDPSKLKCGIVTCGGLCPGLNDVIRAIVLSLFHHYGVATVFGFRYGYEGLTHRHGHRPLELTPRAVADLHQKGGTLLGSSRGPQDVSEMVDTLERMNVGILFAIGGDGTLRGAQAVTEEIGRRNLKIAVIGIPKTIDNDISNVQNSFGFETAVSEARTAVYSANAEAEGARNGIGLVKLMGRESGFIAAYASLAHSEVNFCLVPEVPFTLDGLLAALKRRIESRGHAVIVVAEGAGQDLVERPRETDASGNVRLGDIGIFLRDMIPARLKNLGMDVTLKYIDPSYTIRSMPANAHDSVFCLLLGHHAVHAGMTGRTNMLVGFWKNEFTHVPIPLAAFERKRIDPEGRLWSNVLASTGQPKEMM from the coding sequence GTGAACTGCCACGATCTCGACTTCAACATCTCCAGGCTCGGCCGATGCCGCATTCCCTCCCCTCTTTCCGGCGTGAGGTTCGTCCGTAACGACGAACGCGTGCTCTATCCTTCGGACGCGAGTGCCATCGAAGCCTGCGTCGCCGAGGGAAAACCGCTTCCGGCCTTCGAAGCGGCCGGCCCAAGGGAACAGATCTACTTCGACCCTTCGAAGCTCAAGTGCGGAATCGTGACCTGCGGCGGACTCTGCCCCGGCCTGAACGACGTGATTCGGGCCATCGTTCTGAGCCTCTTTCATCACTACGGCGTCGCCACGGTGTTCGGATTCCGCTACGGATATGAAGGACTCACCCACCGCCACGGCCATCGCCCGCTGGAACTGACGCCGCGCGCCGTGGCCGACCTCCACCAGAAGGGGGGGACCCTGCTGGGGTCTTCCCGGGGGCCGCAGGATGTCTCCGAAATGGTGGACACGCTGGAACGAATGAACGTGGGAATTCTTTTCGCCATCGGGGGTGACGGAACGCTTCGGGGCGCCCAGGCCGTCACCGAGGAAATCGGCCGCCGGAACCTCAAGATCGCCGTGATCGGAATCCCGAAAACCATCGATAACGATATTTCCAACGTCCAGAATTCCTTTGGATTCGAAACGGCCGTTTCGGAAGCCAGAACAGCCGTCTATTCGGCCAACGCGGAAGCCGAAGGGGCGCGAAACGGCATCGGCCTGGTGAAACTCATGGGCCGGGAATCGGGATTCATCGCCGCCTACGCCTCGCTGGCTCACAGCGAAGTGAATTTCTGCCTGGTACCAGAGGTGCCCTTCACCCTGGACGGGCTGCTCGCGGCCCTCAAGAGACGCATCGAAAGCCGGGGTCACGCCGTGATCGTGGTGGCTGAAGGCGCAGGGCAAGACCTGGTGGAACGGCCCAGGGAAACGGACGCCTCCGGAAACGTCCGCCTGGGAGACATCGGGATCTTTCTCCGGGACATGATCCCCGCTCGCCTCAAAAACCTGGGAATGGACGTGACGTTGAAATACATCGATCCAAGTTACACTATACGGAGCATGCCCGCCAACGCCCACGATTCCGTTTTCTGCCTGCTCCTGGGACACCACGCCGTCCATGCCGGGATGACCGGGCGCACCAACATGCTGGTCGGGTTCTGGAAAAACGAATTCACCCACGTGCCCATCCCTCTGGCCGCCTTTGAGCGAAAACGGATCGATCCGGAAGGCAGGCTTTGGAGCAATGTGCTCGCTTCCACCGGGCAACCGAAAGAAATGATGTGA
- the glgX gene encoding glycogen debranching protein GlgX, with protein MKETGITHGLPAKSHKIRRGYRYPPGSSRMARGVNFSVFSRYATSMELRLYESARSLEPFQVIRLDPNVHRTFFFWHVFVQDLPPGVHYTWRADGPGDTAVSGHRFDKRVELLDPWTKTVTCDFWDRRRTSRMPGQGLSSMRAAVVDGAYDWERDRPLNHPLEKCIIYELHVGGFTRHPSAGVRHPGTFLGVIEKIPHLKDLGITDVELMPCMAFDEQDVPEPAAALGLRNFWGYSTHSFFSPHPGYGTSPRPGSHLQEFRDMVKALHRAGIGVILDVAINHTAEGGAEGPIINFKGFANEIFYHLDPADKSRYVDYTGCGNTVNCNHPLVSRFILHCLEYWVREMHVDGFRFDLASVLARGEDGRPMPHAPVLWSIEFSEALADAKIIAEAWDAAGLYQVGAFPGFRWSEWNGRYRDVVRRFVRGDKGLVGEMATRLAGSSDFYEPQGRLPTNGVNFVTCHDGFTLWDLVSYERKHNEANGEDNRDGTDENFSWNCGVEGETRDPRILSLRKRQVRNFMAILFLSQGVPMILAGDEMLRTQNGNNNAYCQDNPLGWVDWTLNETNQGMLRFVRQMISLRKRHPSLMRKRFLTGKKVPGRPLPDVAWHGRRLGEPLWDDPEAQVLAFTLAGVGRGEEDLHVILNPAQSILNAPLPNLSGRRWHRAVDTSMDSPQDILEPQDQPAVKGSFYLVRPHSVVVFESRRRL; from the coding sequence GTGAAGGAAACGGGAATCACCCACGGATTGCCGGCGAAATCTCACAAGATCCGCCGCGGTTACCGGTATCCCCCGGGATCCAGCCGGATGGCCAGGGGAGTGAATTTCTCGGTCTTCAGCCGCTATGCCACGAGCATGGAACTGCGGTTGTACGAAAGCGCGCGGAGCCTGGAACCGTTCCAGGTGATCCGTTTGGACCCCAACGTCCATCGGACTTTCTTTTTCTGGCACGTGTTCGTTCAGGACCTTCCGCCGGGGGTCCATTATACGTGGCGAGCCGACGGCCCCGGCGATACGGCGGTTTCCGGACATCGATTCGACAAGCGGGTGGAACTGCTCGACCCATGGACCAAAACCGTAACCTGTGACTTTTGGGACCGCCGCCGCACATCGCGGATGCCCGGCCAAGGTCTCTCGTCCATGCGGGCCGCCGTGGTGGATGGCGCCTACGACTGGGAACGCGACCGCCCGCTCAACCACCCGCTGGAGAAATGCATCATCTATGAACTGCACGTGGGCGGCTTCACCCGGCACCCCTCGGCCGGTGTCCGGCACCCGGGGACTTTTCTTGGGGTCATCGAAAAGATCCCTCACCTCAAGGACCTCGGGATCACCGACGTGGAACTCATGCCTTGCATGGCCTTCGATGAACAGGACGTCCCCGAGCCGGCGGCCGCCCTGGGACTCCGCAACTTCTGGGGCTACAGCACCCACAGCTTCTTCAGTCCGCATCCCGGTTACGGCACATCTCCCCGTCCCGGCTCCCACCTCCAGGAATTCAGAGACATGGTGAAGGCGCTCCACCGGGCGGGAATCGGAGTCATCCTGGATGTGGCCATCAACCACACGGCGGAAGGGGGAGCGGAGGGGCCGATCATCAACTTCAAGGGGTTCGCCAACGAGATCTTCTACCACCTGGATCCCGCGGACAAGAGCCGCTATGTGGACTACACCGGCTGCGGCAACACGGTGAACTGCAATCACCCCCTGGTTTCGCGTTTCATCCTACATTGCCTGGAATACTGGGTGAGGGAAATGCACGTGGACGGGTTCCGGTTCGACCTCGCGAGCGTTCTCGCCCGAGGGGAAGACGGCCGGCCCATGCCTCACGCCCCGGTGCTGTGGAGCATTGAGTTTTCCGAAGCGCTCGCCGATGCAAAAATCATCGCCGAAGCCTGGGACGCCGCAGGGCTTTACCAGGTCGGGGCCTTTCCAGGGTTTCGCTGGAGCGAATGGAACGGGAGGTACCGGGACGTGGTCCGCCGGTTCGTTCGCGGAGACAAGGGGCTGGTTGGGGAAATGGCCACCCGCCTTGCCGGAAGCAGTGATTTCTACGAACCCCAGGGGCGGCTTCCCACCAACGGGGTCAACTTCGTGACCTGCCATGACGGGTTCACGCTGTGGGACCTGGTGAGCTATGAGCGAAAGCACAACGAGGCCAACGGGGAGGACAACCGGGACGGAACGGACGAAAACTTCAGCTGGAACTGCGGCGTGGAAGGCGAAACACGGGATCCGCGCATCCTCTCCCTGCGCAAACGCCAGGTCAGGAACTTCATGGCCATCCTGTTCCTGAGCCAGGGAGTCCCCATGATCCTTGCAGGCGATGAAATGCTCCGCACCCAGAACGGAAACAACAACGCCTACTGCCAGGACAATCCCCTGGGTTGGGTCGACTGGACGCTCAACGAAACAAACCAGGGGATGCTGCGCTTCGTCCGACAGATGATTTCGCTTCGCAAGCGGCACCCCAGCTTGATGCGAAAGCGCTTCCTTACCGGAAAGAAGGTTCCAGGGCGGCCTCTTCCGGACGTCGCCTGGCACGGCAGGCGACTGGGTGAACCTCTCTGGGACGATCCAGAAGCTCAGGTATTGGCCTTCACGTTGGCCGGCGTCGGCCGGGGGGAAGAGGACCTGCACGTGATCCTCAACCCGGCTCAAAGCATACTGAACGCCCCCCTGCCGAATCTGTCCGGAAGGCGGTGGCATCGGGCGGTGGACACCTCCATGGATTCACCCCAGGATATCCTCGAACCCCAGGATCAGCCCGCCGTAAAAGGGAGCTTTTATCTGGTTCGCCCGCACAGCGTCGTCGTGTTCGAAAGTCGGCGGAGGCTTTGA
- the pgi gene encoding glucose-6-phosphate isomerase → MSQLTQSPRWKALREHRREMAGVRMRDLFAADPQRFQRFSLRLGDLLVDFSKNLITEKTLGLLLELAHQQRLSEQIQAMFRGDRINTTEGRPVLHVALRNRSQRPILVDGEDVMPEINAVLDRMRTFTEQVRSGRWKGHFDDEITDVVNIGIGGSDLGPRMVTTALAHYHQPPMRFHFVSNVDGTHLSETLKPLRPETTLFIVASKTFTTQETMTNAASAKAWLLSRLGDEKAVAKHFVAVSTNRKAVSAFGIDPENMFGFWDWVGGRYSLWSAIGLPIALAVGMDRFEELLAGAHKVDEHFRTAPFETNIPVILGLLGIWYNNFFGAETHAVLPYDQYLRLLPSHLQQLDMESNGKSVTREGERVDYATGPIIWGEPGTNGQHAFFQLLHQGTRLVPCDFLAPAQPLNPLGRHHSILVANFLAQTEALMKGKSEQEARRELEHAGVAGPMLGILAKARTFDGNRPSNSIVYKRLTPETLGMILAVYEHKVFTQGAVWNINSFDQMGVELGKQLARAIEPELEGRGAVASHDASTSGLIRHFRRLGLGSEKS, encoded by the coding sequence ATGTCGCAGCTCACCCAATCGCCGCGTTGGAAGGCCTTGAGAGAACATCGCCGGGAAATGGCGGGAGTCCGAATGAGGGATCTTTTTGCCGCGGACCCTCAGCGCTTTCAGCGGTTCTCTCTGCGCCTCGGAGACCTTCTCGTCGATTTTTCAAAAAACCTCATCACGGAAAAGACTCTCGGTCTGTTGCTGGAACTGGCCCATCAGCAGCGGCTTTCGGAACAGATCCAGGCCATGTTCCGCGGCGATCGGATCAACACGACGGAAGGACGCCCGGTGCTTCACGTAGCGCTTCGAAACCGTTCTCAGCGCCCCATCCTGGTGGACGGCGAAGACGTGATGCCGGAAATAAACGCGGTACTGGACCGCATGCGGACCTTCACCGAGCAGGTTCGGTCCGGCCGATGGAAAGGACATTTCGACGACGAGATAACCGACGTGGTGAACATCGGCATCGGAGGGTCCGACCTGGGGCCCCGGATGGTCACCACCGCCCTTGCCCACTATCACCAACCCCCCATGCGCTTCCACTTCGTTTCCAACGTGGACGGCACGCATCTTTCGGAGACGTTGAAGCCGCTCCGACCGGAAACGACCCTTTTCATTGTGGCGTCCAAGACGTTCACCACGCAGGAAACCATGACCAATGCGGCGTCGGCCAAGGCGTGGCTGCTGTCCCGGCTCGGCGATGAGAAGGCCGTGGCGAAACATTTTGTTGCGGTTTCCACTAATCGGAAAGCCGTTTCGGCCTTCGGCATCGATCCGGAAAACATGTTCGGCTTTTGGGATTGGGTCGGCGGGCGTTATTCGCTCTGGTCCGCCATCGGGCTGCCCATCGCCCTGGCCGTCGGCATGGACCGTTTCGAAGAACTGCTGGCCGGGGCCCACAAGGTGGACGAACATTTCCGAACCGCCCCTTTTGAGACGAACATCCCGGTGATCCTGGGACTCCTGGGGATCTGGTACAATAATTTCTTCGGCGCCGAAACCCACGCCGTCCTTCCCTACGACCAATACCTGCGGCTCCTGCCGTCCCACCTGCAACAGCTCGACATGGAAAGCAACGGGAAGAGCGTCACCCGGGAGGGTGAACGCGTGGACTATGCCACCGGGCCCATCATCTGGGGAGAACCCGGAACCAACGGCCAGCACGCGTTCTTCCAGCTCCTCCATCAGGGCACCCGGCTCGTTCCCTGCGACTTCCTGGCTCCGGCACAGCCCCTGAACCCCCTCGGCCGCCACCACAGCATCCTCGTGGCCAACTTCCTGGCTCAAACCGAAGCCCTCATGAAAGGAAAATCCGAACAGGAAGCCCGGCGCGAACTGGAACATGCCGGAGTCGCGGGCCCTATGCTGGGGATACTCGCGAAGGCCAGGACCTTCGACGGAAATCGGCCCAGCAATTCCATCGTGTACAAAAGACTCACCCCCGAAACACTGGGAATGATCCTCGCCGTCTACGAGCACAAGGTCTTCACCCAGGGGGCGGTCTGGAATATCAATTCCTTTGACCAGATGGGAGTGGAACTGGGAAAGCAGCTGGCCAGGGCCATCGAACCCGAGCTGGAAGGCCGGGGCGCCGTAGCGTCCCACGACGCCTCCACCAGCGGGCTCATAAGGCATTTCAGGCGGCTGGGGCTGGGATCGGAGAAATCCTGA
- a CDS encoding cytochrome B6 — translation MQSQCFSSSRRLWWALLLCVLLVPFAAGAADMVPSSYLPVVIKEPFEETMTRMKGEKAAVMKRQMDLLNERYDLGDRPAQGVTMSGGKVVQEGVRAKLPEGMTWDRLGAMSPEEIFKKGLWPKGFLPLPHPNHVEGGQVFPQFHIDEIKKQEGRDLTRFDLDYDLPEHLLPEFPPPIYLTTRPDLGDVSQGKVVTLMNYYELFNGILNPKQLEGLRLLVTPFPQQQFNQTEDRRSELPSRGVTCFDCHVNGHTNAATHLVGDIRPQEFRHRIDTPTLRGVNVQRLFGSQRALKSVEDFTEFEQRAAYFDGDPVIATKKGVNVLERGSQVHFMAEFQALLDFPPAPKLNIYGRLDPGKATPEEMRGEEIFFGKANCAVCHPAPYYTDNLMHNLRTERFFKPQMVNGRMAAADGPIKTFPLRGIKDSPPYLHDGRLLTLEDTVEFFNLVQELKLTAEEKKALVAFMRAL, via the coding sequence ATGCAAAGCCAGTGTTTTTCCAGCAGCCGTCGGTTATGGTGGGCCCTTTTATTGTGCGTCCTGCTGGTTCCTTTTGCGGCGGGAGCGGCCGACATGGTTCCGAGCAGTTATTTGCCGGTGGTTATCAAGGAACCCTTCGAAGAGACCATGACCCGCATGAAAGGCGAAAAGGCCGCGGTCATGAAGCGCCAGATGGATTTACTCAATGAGCGCTATGATCTGGGTGACCGGCCGGCCCAGGGAGTCACCATGAGCGGCGGGAAAGTCGTTCAGGAAGGCGTCAGGGCCAAGCTTCCCGAGGGCATGACCTGGGACAGGCTGGGCGCCATGTCCCCCGAAGAGATTTTCAAAAAGGGGCTGTGGCCCAAAGGTTTTCTGCCGCTTCCTCATCCCAACCACGTGGAAGGCGGCCAGGTTTTTCCCCAATTTCACATCGACGAAATCAAGAAACAGGAAGGACGGGACCTTACCCGTTTCGACCTGGATTACGATCTGCCCGAGCACCTGCTGCCCGAGTTTCCTCCGCCCATCTACCTCACGACCCGCCCCGACCTGGGAGACGTCTCCCAGGGAAAGGTTGTTACTCTAATGAACTACTATGAGCTGTTCAACGGCATTTTGAACCCTAAGCAACTCGAAGGGCTGCGGCTTCTCGTGACACCCTTCCCGCAGCAGCAGTTCAACCAGACCGAGGACCGCCGGAGCGAACTCCCCAGCCGTGGAGTTACTTGTTTCGACTGCCACGTGAACGGTCACACCAATGCGGCGACCCATCTCGTGGGCGACATCCGTCCTCAGGAATTCAGGCACCGGATCGACACGCCGACGCTGCGAGGTGTGAATGTTCAGCGGCTGTTCGGTTCGCAGCGGGCGCTCAAGTCGGTGGAAGACTTTACGGAATTCGAGCAGCGGGCCGCTTATTTCGACGGGGACCCGGTGATCGCCACCAAGAAGGGCGTGAATGTGTTGGAACGTGGGAGCCAAGTGCATTTCATGGCCGAGTTCCAAGCGCTGCTGGATTTTCCACCGGCGCCGAAACTGAACATTTACGGCCGGCTGGATCCCGGGAAGGCCACCCCGGAGGAAATGCGGGGAGAAGAAATCTTTTTCGGCAAGGCCAATTGCGCCGTCTGTCATCCGGCTCCCTATTATACGGACAACCTGATGCACAATCTCCGCACGGAACGCTTCTTCAAGCCTCAGATGGTCAACGGGCGCATGGCGGCCGCCGACGGTCCCATCAAGACCTTTCCTCTTCGGGGCATCAAGGATTCGCCGCCTTACCTGCACGACGGGCGACTCCTCACTCTCGAAGACACGGTTGAATTCTTCAACCTGGTTCAAGAGCTGAAGCTCACTGCGGAAGAAAAGAAAGCGCTGGTGGCTTTCATGCGGGCGCTGTAG
- a CDS encoding ABC transporter permease: MKSEHPASLTITASSPGVLCLRLSGEWRMGYPLPSAEAIRKHLDPGSHIQRIEFDATELAGWDSGLLSFLAKVERCCTESGAAMAAGGLPEGVRRLLALASATPRKETRNRTDHPDILTRIGRSVLVSFRASEEFFAFLGEVTLAFGRLATGRARWRFSDLALFVQRSGPQALPIVSLISLLVGLILAFVGAVQLKLFGAQIYIADLVGLGMVREMGAMMTGVIMAGRTGAAYAAQLGTMQVNEEIDALKTLSISPMDFLVIPRVIAITLMMPFLCVYSDFIGMLGGMAVGIGMFDITYAQYVSQTRAAVTLTDLWIGIFKSSVFGVLVALSGCLRGIQCGRSADAVGTAATSAVVTAIVWIVVADALITVITSVIGI; this comes from the coding sequence ATGAAAAGCGAACACCCCGCCTCACTGACCATCACAGCCTCCTCTCCGGGGGTCCTTTGCCTCCGTCTCTCGGGTGAATGGCGTATGGGCTATCCACTACCGTCGGCCGAAGCCATTCGAAAACACCTTGATCCCGGCTCGCACATCCAACGAATCGAGTTCGACGCAACCGAACTGGCGGGTTGGGATTCGGGACTGTTGAGTTTTCTCGCGAAGGTCGAGCGATGCTGCACCGAAAGCGGGGCGGCGATGGCGGCCGGCGGGCTTCCCGAAGGAGTCCGGCGGCTTCTCGCCCTGGCGTCGGCGACGCCGCGTAAGGAAACGCGGAACCGGACCGACCATCCCGACATTCTGACTCGAATCGGCAGGTCCGTTCTCGTGTCGTTTCGAGCTTCCGAGGAGTTCTTCGCTTTCCTGGGTGAAGTCACTCTCGCTTTCGGAAGACTGGCGACCGGAAGGGCCCGATGGCGTTTTTCCGACCTGGCCCTGTTCGTTCAGAGAAGCGGGCCGCAGGCGCTTCCCATCGTCTCGCTCATCAGTCTCCTGGTAGGGTTGATCCTCGCTTTCGTCGGCGCGGTGCAGCTCAAACTGTTCGGAGCTCAGATCTACATCGCGGACCTCGTGGGGTTGGGCATGGTCAGGGAAATGGGAGCCATGATGACGGGGGTGATCATGGCAGGGCGGACCGGGGCCGCCTATGCCGCCCAACTGGGCACCATGCAGGTCAACGAAGAAATCGACGCCCTGAAGACCCTGAGCATTTCCCCTATGGATTTCTTGGTGATTCCACGGGTCATCGCCATCACCCTCATGATGCCGTTCCTTTGCGTTTACTCGGATTTCATTGGGATGCTCGGAGGCATGGCGGTCGGGATCGGCATGTTCGACATCACCTACGCCCAGTACGTGAGCCAGACCCGGGCCGCGGTGACCTTGACCGATCTGTGGATCGGCATTTTCAAGAGCAGCGTCTTCGGGGTGTTGGTCGCTCTTTCAGGATGCCTCCGCGGGATACAATGCGGCCGGAGCGCGGACGCGGTAGGCACCGCCGCCACGTCCGCCGTCGTGACCGCCATCGTGTGGATCGTGGTGGCGGACGCACTTATCACGGTGATTACCAGCGTAATCGGGATCTGA
- a CDS encoding ABC transporter ATP-binding protein — protein sequence MAYGSFVIQRNLDFRIRRGEIFVIMGDSGCGKSTLLRHLVGLIKPTKGRILYDGMDFWGSEPADRNRIMKRIGVLYQSGALWSSMTLAENVALPLQEHSTLSAAEIQDMVSLKLALVGLSGFEEFYPSEISGGMRKRAGLARAMALDPEILMFDEPSAGLDPINAYRLDELILEIRDSLGTTVVVVTHELESIFTIADNAVFLDGELRTMVAQGHPRKLLETCDIPKVREFLTRGRADGSHASSRPTFEPPGGRNTNAPSASAGTLSDRVPS from the coding sequence ATGGCGTATGGAAGTTTCGTCATCCAGCGGAATCTCGATTTCAGGATCCGGCGGGGCGAGATTTTCGTTATCATGGGTGACAGCGGATGCGGCAAAAGTACGCTCCTTCGCCACCTGGTGGGATTGATCAAACCCACAAAGGGCCGGATTCTCTACGACGGCATGGATTTCTGGGGCTCGGAGCCCGCAGACCGCAACCGGATCATGAAAAGGATCGGGGTGCTCTACCAGAGCGGCGCCTTGTGGAGTTCCATGACCCTTGCGGAAAACGTGGCCTTGCCGCTCCAGGAACATTCCACGCTCAGCGCCGCCGAGATCCAGGACATGGTTTCGCTGAAACTGGCCCTGGTGGGGCTTTCGGGTTTCGAGGAATTCTACCCGTCGGAAATCAGCGGCGGCATGCGGAAACGGGCGGGCCTCGCCCGCGCCATGGCGCTGGACCCGGAAATTCTCATGTTCGATGAACCGTCGGCCGGCCTCGACCCCATCAACGCCTATCGACTGGACGAGTTGATCCTGGAAATCCGAGACAGCCTGGGTACCACGGTGGTGGTGGTGACCCATGAACTGGAAAGTATCTTCACCATCGCCGACAACGCCGTTTTTCTGGACGGTGAACTGCGAACCATGGTCGCCCAAGGACACCCTCGAAAACTTCTTGAAACCTGTGACATCCCCAAGGTAAGAGAGTTTCTCACGCGCGGGCGGGCCGACGGGTCCCACGCCTCTTCCAGACCGACATTCGAACCCCCCGGCGGGCGCAACACCAACGCACCCTCCGCGTCCGCAGGCACCTTGAGCGACCGAGTGCCGTCATGA
- a CDS encoding MlaD family protein, with product MSQKADPKIIGVFVAGAVALAVAALLIFGSRQIFGTKETFVVFFEESVRGLGVGAPVAFRGVQIGQVSQILLHIDPQAEKVRIPVLIEIDPQQIGVGDRALRIEDELLNQWIEQGLRAQLAIQSLVTGQLMVELDFHPGTPIKLVGAIAEHREIPTVPTDLEKFFKRFEEAPIERILANLESTLAALQEVMSSPELRGALKGLNETLSESRQLVQTLNQKAEPAAKNLEETLAQITEFVRKLDARSASLNRELEAFLTESRGLVKDVDARMGPLSSNLEQTSAETRETMERLGHLLDEDSPIVQALTQSLEDFSEAARALRVLAEYLEHHPEALIHGKGD from the coding sequence ATGAGCCAGAAGGCCGATCCCAAAATCATTGGAGTATTTGTTGCCGGCGCCGTCGCCCTCGCCGTAGCGGCCCTTCTCATTTTCGGCTCGAGGCAGATCTTTGGAACGAAGGAAACCTTCGTGGTCTTCTTCGAAGAATCCGTGAGAGGACTCGGGGTTGGAGCGCCCGTAGCTTTTCGCGGCGTTCAGATCGGCCAGGTATCCCAGATCCTCCTGCACATTGATCCTCAGGCCGAAAAGGTCCGGATCCCGGTGCTCATCGAGATCGACCCGCAGCAGATCGGCGTCGGTGACCGGGCGCTTCGGATCGAAGACGAGCTGCTCAACCAGTGGATCGAGCAGGGTCTCAGGGCCCAGCTGGCCATCCAGAGCCTGGTGACCGGCCAACTCATGGTCGAACTGGACTTCCACCCGGGCACGCCGATCAAGCTTGTCGGAGCGATCGCGGAACACCGGGAAATTCCCACCGTACCCACCGACCTGGAAAAATTCTTCAAACGCTTCGAGGAAGCGCCCATCGAACGGATCCTCGCCAACCTGGAAAGTACGCTGGCGGCCCTGCAGGAGGTCATGAGCTCGCCTGAACTCAGAGGGGCACTGAAAGGGCTGAACGAAACACTCAGCGAATCCAGGCAACTCGTTCAAACCCTCAACCAAAAAGCGGAACCGGCGGCGAAAAACCTGGAAGAAACCCTCGCCCAAATCACGGAGTTCGTGCGTAAATTGGACGCCCGAAGCGCTTCACTGAACCGGGAACTCGAAGCCTTTCTGACCGAATCCCGAGGGCTTGTAAAAGACGTGGACGCCCGCATGGGGCCGCTTTCCTCAAACCTGGAACAGACTTCCGCCGAGACGAGGGAAACCATGGAAAGACTCGGTCATCTGCTGGATGAAGATTCGCCGATCGTGCAGGCGCTCACTCAATCCCTGGAGGATTTCTCGGAAGCGGCCCGCGCCCTGCGGGTGCTGGCGGAGTATCTGGAACACCATCCCGAAGCCCTGATTCACGGAAAGGGCGACTGA
- the lpdA gene encoding dihydrolipoyl dehydrogenase, translating into MAQRYDLVIIGSGPGGYVAAVRAAQLGFKTACVEKDERLGGVCLNVGCIPSKALLDSSEFYHLARERLAVHGVRVGEVSLDLAAMMARKEKVVKELTDNLRKLLDGNRVTVIRGEARLAGATRVEVKPAGDAGGDPLSLEARFILLATGSEPVAVPGIPFDGRRLVDSTGALAFTEVPKRLGVVGGGYIGLELGSIWRRLGSAVTVIEMMPQIAGLLDGQVSRTLERILRKQGFQLALNARVLKAETDGDGVNLTWESGGKEHRGVFDKVLVAVGRRPLTRNLGLEDAGVTVDPTTGRVIVDASFRTEIPTVYAIGDLIPGPMLAHKASAEGIAAVEAMAGYSSEVNYEAIPSVIYTFPEVASVGLTEEQAREQNISYCVGTYPFTGVGRARCMGETEGFVKVLSHSRTDRLLGVHILGPRASDMIAECVLAMEFGAAAEDIARAVHGHPTFSEALQEAAKVAWECISRV; encoded by the coding sequence ATGGCGCAACGGTACGACCTGGTGATCATCGGTTCCGGGCCGGGCGGCTACGTCGCCGCTGTCCGCGCGGCCCAGCTCGGTTTCAAGACCGCCTGCGTGGAAAAAGATGAACGTCTCGGCGGCGTCTGCCTAAACGTGGGCTGTATCCCCAGCAAGGCTCTGCTGGATTCCAGCGAATTTTACCACCTGGCAAGGGAAAGACTGGCGGTTCACGGTGTCCGAGTGGGTGAGGTCAGCCTGGATCTTGCGGCCATGATGGCCCGCAAGGAAAAGGTGGTCAAGGAGCTCACCGACAACCTGCGAAAGCTTCTGGACGGGAATCGCGTGACCGTCATACGGGGTGAAGCGCGGCTGGCCGGCGCAACCCGTGTGGAAGTGAAACCCGCCGGCGATGCGGGCGGCGACCCCTTGAGTCTCGAAGCCCGCTTCATCCTCCTCGCCACGGGAAGCGAACCGGTCGCGGTGCCGGGGATTCCCTTCGACGGGCGCCGCCTGGTGGATTCCACGGGAGCCTTGGCGTTCACCGAAGTTCCGAAGCGACTCGGGGTCGTGGGAGGCGGCTACATCGGCCTGGAATTGGGATCGATCTGGCGGAGACTGGGGTCCGCGGTGACCGTTATCGAAATGATGCCCCAGATCGCCGGGCTCCTGGATGGGCAGGTGTCTCGAACGCTGGAACGGATTCTCAGAAAGCAGGGGTTTCAGTTGGCATTGAACGCCAGGGTCCTGAAGGCCGAAACCGACGGCGACGGCGTGAACCTCACGTGGGAATCGGGCGGGAAGGAACACCGAGGGGTCTTCGACAAGGTGCTGGTTGCCGTCGGCCGCCGGCCGCTCACCCGGAATCTCGGGCTGGAAGATGCCGGGGTGACCGTCGATCCCACGACCGGCCGCGTGATCGTGGACGCCTCCTTCCGTACCGAGATCCCTACCGTTTACGCTATCGGCGACCTCATTCCCGGGCCCATGCTCGCTCACAAGGCGTCCGCCGAAGGGATCGCCGCGGTGGAAGCCATGGCGGGGTATTCTTCCGAGGTCAATTACGAAGCCATCCCGTCCGTGATTTACACGTTCCCGGAAGTGGCGAGTGTGGGGCTTACCGAAGAACAGGCAAGGGAGCAAAACATTTCTTATTGTGTCGGCACCTACCCGTTTACCGGGGTCGGGCGGGCCCGCTGCATGGGAGAAACCGAAGGGTTCGTGAAGGTCCTGAGCCATTCCAGGACCGACCGGCTGCTGGGCGTGCACATCCTCGGCCCCAGGGCTTCGGACATGATCGCTGAGTGTGTTCTGGCCATGGAATTCGGTGCCGCAGCCGAAGATATCGCCCGCGCGGTCCACGGGCACCCCACTTTTTCCGAGGCGCTCCAGGAAGCGGCAAAGGTTGCATGGGAGTGCATCTCCCGCGTTTGA